From the Amblyraja radiata isolate CabotCenter1 chromosome 12, sAmbRad1.1.pri, whole genome shotgun sequence genome, one window contains:
- the LOC116979322 gene encoding T-cell-specific guanine nucleotide triphosphate-binding protein 2-like, with translation MAQSVLPKYFSDTETRSLQTGYSNGDVLSAMLRIKRVEDSGNVPINIAVLGDGGAGKSTFINTMRGVRSGDQGAAPVGDYEASVNPVGYPYPSLPNVQLWDLPGSNSLGFEMSRYLKQVQFESYDFYIIVSQSRFRESDGELSKKIQQQGKGFYYIRSKIDNDAYSMQMQGTDFGEGQRQIRQDCLDNFHRVSVDPPAIFLISGLEVTGYDFPKLQSALASDLPKIKSTAFRLAIPRMMQEIQRPRRQILMWCIILWAFLSGALGVLRLPTLPLLTATLCTVSGWIYLRRQLAVSERELGILSGAAAKPVSLLKADMDRPTPRKLQLLVPKALLLVVIVAFTVVGFTGTFPPVLLIVCGSGSSLAFTLLVLMCSLDDRLRSVQNLAGALFDETVVTVYRSVAVSTA, from the coding sequence ATGGCCCAGTCAGTGCTGCCCAAGTACTTCAGCGACACGGAGACGAGGAGCCTGCAGACCGGGTACAGTAATGGAGATGTGTTGTCAGCGATGCTGCGGATAAAGCGGGTGGAGGATTCGGGCAATGTGCCAATTAACATCGCAGTGTTGGGAGATGGCGGGGCCGGCAAATCCACCTTCATCAACACCATGAGGGGTGTCCGCAGTGGCGACCAGGGAGCGGCTCCGGTGGGAGATTATGAAGCCAGTGTGAATCCAGTGGGATATCCCTACCCCTCTCTGCCCAATGTCCAGCTCTGGGATCTGCCCGGATCCAACTCACTAGGCTTTGAGATGAGCCGCTACCTGAAGCAGGTACAGTTTGAAAGCTATGACTTTTACATCATCGTGTCCCAGTCCCGCTTCAGAGAGAGTGACGGGGAACTCAGTAAAAAGATTCAGCAACAGGGGAAAGGTTTCTACTACATCCGCTCCAAGATCGACAACGACGCCTATTCCATGCAGATGCAGGGCACTGACTTCGGGGAAGGGCAGCGACAGATCCGCCAGGATTGTCTCGACAACTTCCATCGGGTCAGCGTTGACCCACCGGCCATTTTCCTGATCTCCGGTCTGGAGGTGACAGGATATGATTTTCCCAAATTACAATCTGCCCTCGCCAGTGATCTCCCGAAGATAAAATCAACCGCCTTCCGTCTGGCAATCCCAAGGATGATGCAGGAAATACAGAGGCCCAGACGCCAGATACTGATGTGGTGTATCATACTCTGGGCCTTCCTCTCCGGGGCACTGGGAGTGTTGCGACTCCCGACCTTGCCTCTCCTCACTGCCACTCTGTGCACGGTCTCCGGGTGGATATATCTCCGGAGACAGCTGGCCGTCAGTGAGCGGGAGCTAGGAATCCTCTCCGGGGCTGCGGCCAAGCCCGTGTCACTACTGAAAGCCGACATGGACCGACCCACGCCACGCAAGCTTCAACTATTGGTTCCAAAAGCATTGTTGTTGGTTGTCATTGTGGCCTTTACAGTAGTTGGGTTCACGGGCACCTTCCCCCCAGTGCTGCTCATTGTCTGTGGCTCAGGGTCCTCTCTTGCTTTTACCCTGCTGGTTCTGATGTGTTCTCTGGATGACCGGTTGCGATCTGTACAGAACCTGGCAGGTGCGCTCTTTGACGAGACGGTGGTGACGGTGTATAGGTCGGTGGCTGTCAGTACAGCTTGA